A single region of the Vicia villosa cultivar HV-30 ecotype Madison, WI linkage group LG4, Vvil1.0, whole genome shotgun sequence genome encodes:
- the LOC131599031 gene encoding WRKY transcription factor 42-like, which translates to MEDKTSTKIFMKIDERPSSSSYEHGKNRDSENNSSLQNNTPGSPLLLSLSLNNTTQHPHEIQGKSQIQIGELRVKLEEEKKENENLKVMLNLVNERCIVLHNRLLLHQLSSSPQNNHNLPNGNIQDEEKPVFPTRQFLNIDEPSSSDCGKREKFASLENNVNVNIGRNFAYECINNIHEGDIISKRLEDQVSEVECRRARVSIRARSDFSLMVDGCQWRKYGQKTAKGNPCPRAYYRCSMGTSCPVRKQVQRCFKDESVFITTYEGNHNHQLPPSAKPIANLTSSALNTFLSNSTTNLQYGTNISNTFLFSSPLSPPNSNAIATFSPSPTCPTITLDFTLPPSNYLQFKNHKQSSLFSFPFQGYSYPQSFEVFPNMINNERKLALVDVVSEAIAKDPTLKATLFAAMSSFTNGDPFNVNNQGQQLSKSG; encoded by the exons ATGGAAGATAAAACTTCAACAAAGATATTTATGAAAATTGATGAaagaccatcatcatcatcatatgaacATGGCAAAAATAGAGATTCAGAAAACAACTCATCCCTTCAAAATAATACA CCAGGATCTCCACTTTTATTAAGTTTGAGTCTTAATAACACAACACAACATCCTCATGAAATTCAAGGAAAGTCCCAAATCCAA ATTGGGGAGCTTAGAGTAAAGCTTGAGGAAGAAAAGAAGGAGAATGAAAATTTAAAAGTGATGCTAAATCTGGTCAACGAACGATGCATTGTTCTTCATAATCGATTACTTCTGCATCAATTATCTTCATCACCTCAAAATAATCACAACTTGCCG AATGGAAATATACAAGATGAGGAGAAACCGGTGTTCCCTACTAGGCAGTTCTTGAATATTGATGAGCCTTCCTCTTCAGATTGTGGCAAAAGAGAAAAATTTGCTTCATTAGAAAACAATGTGAATGTTAACATTGGAAGAAACTTTGCATATGAGTGCATTAATAATATTCATGAAGGTGACATAATTAGCAAAAGATTAGAGGATCAAGTATCTGAGGTTGAATGCAGGAGAGCTAGAGTGTCTATAAGGGCACGATCAGATTTTTCTTTG aTGGTAGATGGATGTCAATGGAGAAAATATGGACAAAAGACGGCTAAGGGAAACCCTTGTCCTCGAGCCTACTATCGTTGTAGTATGGGAACTTCATGTCCAGTTCGTAAGCAG GTGCAAAGATGTTTCAAAGATGAAAGTGTTTTCATCACAACCTATGAAGGGAACCACAACCATCAACTTCCACCCTCAGCCAAACCAATTGCAAACCTAACCTCATCAGCACTCAACACATTCCTTtcaaactcaaccacaaatcTACAATATGGAACCAATATATCCAACACATTCCTCTTCTCTTCACCATTATCTCCACCAAACTCAAATGCTATAGCTACTTTCTCTCCTTCTCCAACATGTCCTACAATAACACTTGATTTTACACTCCCTCCAAGTAACTATTTGCAGTTCAAAAACCACAAACAATCATCAttgttttcttttccatttcAAGGTTATAGTTACCCTCAATCATTTGAGGTGTTTCCAAATATGATAAACAATGAGAGAAAACTTGCTTTGGTTGATGTTGTGAGTGAAGCTATAGCAAAAGATCCTACTCTCAAGGCAACATTGTTTGCTGCCATGTCATCATTCACAAATGGAGATCCTTTCAATGTTAATAACCAGGGCCAACAACTTAGTAAGAGTGGTTAG